A region of Pseudorasbora parva isolate DD20220531a chromosome 14, ASM2467924v1, whole genome shotgun sequence DNA encodes the following proteins:
- the s1pr4 gene encoding sphingosine 1-phosphate receptor 4: MDVLRSFSSTSSCPNVYNWTSNSLILGHYNFTGRLQHRKPPKSGVSIVTILFLCFSFFIVLENLMVLMAVLFRLRLRHRWIFICIGNIALSDLLTGSAYVVNICMSGERTFKLSPVLWLFREGLLFVALAASIFSLLLIAVERYATMMKPVHQKTATKTYRIFIMVAMCWITALVIGFLPLMGWNCVCDLRGCSTLLPLYSKSYILFALIIFFIILLTIGALYFAIYCHVRRSTETISARSRKRSLRLLKAVISIVGVFMVCWGPLFILLLVDFFCYSRNCSTLFNPEWVIALAVLNSAMNPLIYSFGSLELRKAIASLLCCCCLKTGLLDPKTFLSKETSSTSGSRHSSLRNSFSKVRNLSTSPPPELKNGKKTRLSSTTSCLSASSG, translated from the coding sequence ATGGATGTCCTGCGATCTTTCAGCTCCACCTCTTCCTGTCCAAACGTCTACAACTGGACCAGCAACAGCCTCATCCTGGGGCATTACAACTTCACTGGGCGGCTCCAGCACCGCAAGCCCCCGAAAAGCGGCGTCAGCATCGTCACCATCCTGTTCCTGTGCTTCAGCTTCTTCATCGTATTGGAGAACCTCATGGTGCTGATGGCGGTGCTGTTTCGCCTGCGTCTGCGCCATCGCTGGATATTCATCTGCATCGGCAACATCGCGCTGAGCGACCTGCTAACGGGATCCGCCTACGTGGTCAACATCTGCATGTCCGGCGAACGCACTTTCAAGCTAAGCCCAGTTTTGTGGTTGTTCCGTGAAGGACTTCTGTTTGTGGCCTTGGCGGCGTCTATATTCAGCCTGCTCTTGATTGCCGTAGAGCGCTACGCCACCATGATGAAGCCCGTCCACCAGAAAACCGCCACAAAGACGTACCGTATCTTCATAATGGTGGCGATGTGCTGGATAACCGCCTTAGTAATCGGCTTCCTTCCGCTGATGGGCTGGAATTGCGTTTGCGACCTGAGAGGTTGCTCAACACTTCTGCCCCTCTACTCCAAGAGCTACATCTTGTTCGCCCTGATCATCTTCTTCATAATCTTGCTCACAATTGGCGCACTTTATTTTGCGATCTACTGCCACGTCCGCAGAAGCACAGAGACGATATCGGCACGCAGCCGCAAGCGTTCGCTGCGCCTCCTGAAGGCGGTGATATCCATCGTGGGAGTCTTCATGGTGTGTTGGGGACCTTTGTTCATCCTCCTGTTGGTGGACTTCTTCTGCTACTCTCGCAATTGCAGCACGCTCTTCAATCCCGAATGGGTCATCGCCCTGGCCGTGCTCAACTCCGCCATGAACCCGCTTATTTACTCATTCGGCAGCCTTGAGCTTCGCAAAGCCATCGCGTCGCTCCTGTGTTGCTGCTGCCTGAAGACAGGACTGTTAGACCCCAAGACCTTCTTGTCCAAGGAGACTTCCAGCACCTCCGGGAGTCGACACAGCAGCTTGCGCAACAGCTTCAGCAAGGTGCGAAACCTGAGCACCAGCCCTCCGCCCGAACTGAAGAACGGCAAGAAAACACGCCTCAGCTCCACCACTTCTTGTTTATCTGCATCGAGCGGTTAA